The segment GGGAAAAGCTGCTGCGCCAGCTCGGAGCCGAGGAGGCACACGGGACGCCGCTTCGCGATTTCCTCTTCTTCGAGCGGCCTGCCCTGATCGATGTCGTAGGTGCCCACCGCCTCGTACCCTTCCGTCGTGCCCAGGATCCGCACGTTCTGAAGCTCGATGCGCCCGGCGCGGACCCGCTTCGTCGTTTCCAGCTGGGCCACCACTTCGCTCGCGAGGCGGGATTGTCCCTTCAGGGCCTCCGCGTCCAGGAGACTCAAGTCGCGGCGCTTCATCGCTTCGCGCCACTCATCCTCGTTCGTGATGAGGCCGAATTTGTCGATGTAGATCACCTTGAGCCCCTGCTCGAGCACCCTCTCGCTTACATAGGTGTTCATACCGTCGATCACCGCGACCACCGCGATCACCGACATGACCGCCACCACGTTTCCGATGACGGTAAGGACGGAGCGGAGCTTGTTGGCGCGGAGGGCGTCGAGGGCGATCCTCAAGTTCTCGCCCTGGGCGGCCCAGAACTCGCGCCGGGGCCGCGCGAGCGGCGTCATGAAGCGGGAGTCGGCGCGGACGCGGAGCGGGTGGTGGATGCCGAAGCGGGGGCGCGGCTCGAGGCGCGGCGCGTGGCCTGATCGCTTTCGATCTTGCCGTCCCGGAGGCGGACGATGCGCTCCGCGTTGGCGGCGACGTCTTCCTCATGGGTGACCAGGATCACGGTGTTTCCCCCTTGGTGCACCTGATCCAAGAGGGCCATGATCTCGAGGCCGGTCTTCGAGTCCAGGTTGCCCGTAGGCTCGTCCGCGAGCACGATGGAGGGCTCGTTGACGAGCGCGCGCGCAATCGCGACGCGCTGGCGCTGGCCGCCCGAAAGCTCGTTCGGGCGGTGGTGCATGCGCTCGGCGAGCCCGACCAGGCTGAGCATCTCGCGGGCGCGCTCCCGGCGATCGCGTTTGGGACGTCCCGCGTAGACCAGAGGCAGCTCCACGTTGTGGAGCGCGTCGGCTCGCGAGAGCAGATTGAAGGTCTGGAAAATGAATCCAACCTCTTGATTTCGGATTCGAGCGAGCTCGTCGTCGTCGCGATCCCGGATCTCGATCCCGCGCAGCTTGTAGGAGCCGCTCGTGGGCGTATCCAGGCAGCCGACGATGTTCATGAGGGTGGATTTCCCGGAGCCGGACGGACCCATGACCGCGACGTATTCCCCGCGCTGGATCTGCAGCGAGACGCCGTCGAGCGCGTTCACCTCCGAGGCTCCCATCTGATACACCTTGTGGATGTCGGTGAGCGCGATGAGCACGCCGTTCGCGGACACTATCTGGTTCACCGTTTCTCGCCTTTCTTCGCCTTCGGCTCCTCGAGCTTCACCCGGCTGCCCGGCTTGAGCTGGCGGAGCACCTTGTTCGGCCCGACGATGACCTTCTCGTTCGCTTTCAGGTCTCCCGAGACCTCGAGGTCGGTGTCGCTCGCGATGCCGGTGCGTACCTTGCGGAACTGCGCCTCGCCGTTCCCCATGACGAACACACCCTTGACCTCCTCGCCCTTCTTCCCGGATGGATCCGCGGAGGCCGTTTCGGCGGCCGTGGCGGAGCCCGTCTTGCGGGCCCTCCCCGGCTTTCCGGCTTTCGCCTTCGCGAGCTCTTCCTCCGTGCGGACCACGACCGCCTGGATCGGCACGTGGAGGATGTTCTTCTTTGTGGCGGTCTTGATCTCGACGTCCGCCGTCATGCCCGGGCGGAGGGTCGGCGGCGGTTGATCGATCATCACGTCCACGACGAAGTTGGTCTGCTGCTCCTGCGTCCCCAGCTCCGAGACCTTGGGAGAGTTGGCGATTTCGGCAACCCGTCCGGCGAGCGTCGTGTCGGGGAGCGCGTCGACTTTGACGGTGGCGGTCTGCCCCAGCCGGATGGAGGCGACGTCCGTCTCGTCCACGTCCGCCTCCACCTTCATGCGCCGGAGATCGGCGACGCGCAGGATTACCGTACCCGGATTGTTCATCGTGCCCACCATGACGATCTCGCCTCGCTCCACGTTGAGCTGGGTGACGGTGCCGTCGATGGGGGAGTGAAACACCGTCTTCCTCAAGTTGTCCTGCGCGCTCTGGACCGCCGCTTCGGAACGCGCGACCTCCTCGCGGTTCACGTCGACCCGGGCTTTATCCGTGTTCCGCTGGGTGCGCGCGGTCTCGATCTCCTCCGGGGAGACGAGCTTTCGCTCAAAGAGCGATTCCTTGCGTTTGAGCAAAGACTCGGACTGCTCGAGCGACACCTCGGAGAGCCGGAGGCTGGATTTCGCCGCGTCGAGGGCGGCCTGACTCTGCCGCAGTTGCGCCTGGTACTGCGCGGCGTCGAGCCGAAGGAGGAACTGCCCCTTCCGGACGGAGTCCCCCTCCTTGACCGCCAGCTCCACGACCTCTCCGGGTACGTTGGCGCTCAGCTTGACCATGGTCTCCGGTTGCACCTTGGCGGGTGCGCGAACGGTTGAGGAAAGGTCCCCCACCTTCACGTCCTCGACCTGTACGCCGAGGCGCCCCCCCTGCCCCTTCGAGACGTTGGCCACCACGATCGCGGCGAGCAGGATCCCCCCGCCGCCGATGAGGAGCCCCCGCTTCATGCCGGACTTCATCGAACGATGCCCCCGCTTCCTAATAACGCCGCGAGCCGACCGCCTGTTCCAGCGCCGCCTCCGCCACGTGGGCGTCGGCCAGCGCCTCCACGTAGCTCTGTTTCGCCTGGGAGAGGTTCACCTGGGCGTTTAACAGGTCCAGAAACGTCCCCGCGCCCAGCTCGTAGCGTCCCTTGGAAAAACTGTAATCCTCCTGGGCGGAGGCGAGCCCTTCCTTGGCGACGTCGATGCGCTGGACCGCCTCGCGCACCGAGAGCCACGCCTGCTGCACCTCGACCGCGACGTCCACTTCACGCTGGCGGCGCTGGGCCTCGGCCTCGAGGAGCGTCCCCTTCGCGGACTTCATCCCCCCCTCGAGCGCGAACCCATCGAAGAACGGAAGCGAGAGACGCACGGTTCCCTGCCACTCCGTCGCGTACCGCTCGAAATCCAGGTCGCCGGTGCCCGAGACTTCCACGCGGTCCGTGATCTTGCTGCGATCGACCGCCAGGTCCCCGACCACCTTCGGAAGCCGCTCCGCCCTCGCGCCGAAAAGGCCCGACCGGGCGGCCCGCTCGAGCGCGCCCACGCGCGAAAGCTCTGGACGCGACGAGAGCGCGGTCCGGACCGACTCGCCGGAATCGGGAAGCGCGACGTTCTCCCCCAGGGCAGGATCGATCTCGAGCGACACGCCGGGTTTCAGTCCGATGATCTGCTTCAGCTTCGAGCGCTGAATCTCAATCTGATTTTCCGCGCGGATCCGGTCGAGCTGGGTCGTGGCGCGGCGGGCGCGCGCCTTGAGCACGTCCCCACGCGCGACGGTTCCGACCTCGAAAAGCGCCTCCGCACGCGATTCCTCGTCCCGAGCCAGACGCTCCGATTCACGGGCAACCTCGGCCAGGCGCTCCGCCTTGACGAGACCGAAGTACTGCTGCTTCACCGCGTAGACGACCCCGTTCCGCGCCTCCGCCTCGGATTCCTCGGCGCCCCGGCGCAACAGGTTCTGCCTGCGCTTC is part of the Candidatus Eisenbacteria bacterium genome and harbors:
- a CDS encoding ABC transporter ATP-binding protein; translation: MGASEVNALDGVSLQIQRGEYVAVMGPSGSGKSTLMNIVGCLDTPTSGSYKLRGIEIRDRDDDELARIRNQEVGFIFQTFNLLSRADALHNVELPLVYAGRPKRDRRERAREMLSLVGLAERMHHRPNELSGGQRQRVAIARALVNEPSIVLADEPTGNLDSKTGLEIMALLDQVHQGGNTVILVTHEEDVAANAERIVRLRDGKIESDQATRRASSRAPASASTTRSASAPTPAS
- a CDS encoding efflux RND transporter periplasmic adaptor subunit codes for the protein MKSGMKRGLLIGGGGILLAAIVVANVSKGQGGRLGVQVEDVKVGDLSSTVRAPAKVQPETMVKLSANVPGEVVELAVKEGDSVRKGQFLLRLDAAQYQAQLRQSQAALDAAKSSLRLSEVSLEQSESLLKRKESLFERKLVSPEEIETARTQRNTDKARVDVNREEVARSEAAVQSAQDNLRKTVFHSPIDGTVTQLNVERGEIVMVGTMNNPGTVILRVADLRRMKVEADVDETDVASIRLGQTATVKVDALPDTTLAGRVAEIANSPKVSELGTQEQQTNFVVDVMIDQPPPTLRPGMTADVEIKTATKKNILHVPIQAVVVRTEEELAKAKAGKPGRARKTGSATAAETASADPSGKKGEEVKGVFVMGNGEAQFRKVRTGIASDTDLEVSGDLKANEKVIVGPNKVLRQLKPGSRVKLEEPKAKKGEKR
- a CDS encoding TolC family protein; the protein is MIEASRPPCAQAALVLGLIVMGMASMPPARAGAQAVDLLQPPPSERDSVGVPAGGAGRADTSLAEPQAPPGDRWSLARVVAAALEGNVDARAAHARTVQARGSALRAWGGILPSVTGHLIYNHIIPDKQSSLTVIDSISFLTKRRQLQTAEAGVQSNVFSVPAWSEKRRQNLLRRGAEESEAEARNGVVYAVKQQYFGLVKAERLAEVARESERLARDEESRAEALFEVGTVARGDVLKARARRATTQLDRIRAENQIEIQRSKLKQIIGLKPGVSLEIDPALGENVALPDSGESVRTALSSRPELSRVGALERAARSGLFGARAERLPKVVGDLAVDRSKITDRVEVSGTGDLDFERYATEWQGTVRLSLPFFDGFALEGGMKSAKGTLLEAEAQRRQREVDVAVEVQQAWLSVREAVQRIDVAKEGLASAQEDYSFSKGRYELGAGTFLDLLNAQVNLSQAKQSYVEALADAHVAEAALEQAVGSRRY